A single region of the Vicia villosa cultivar HV-30 ecotype Madison, WI linkage group LG4, Vvil1.0, whole genome shotgun sequence genome encodes:
- the LOC131598491 gene encoding F-box/FBD/LRR-repeat protein At1g13570-like, translating into MDDIENMVQNIKEKIGQQYFQADFKGNFYWWRISAKADKKFLRQIFKATQVTQPELDIISVLPGHIKDDILSCLPLRDAIRTSVLSKKWKNQWRTIRELVFDTDNVFSELPQNPVMVEMKIYNIIYHVLLNHSGPIDLFSFLDSTGDMNVRSHGTEFDSWLLYLSKRNVQSLVLDFSKEETYSIPWCLFTFQHLRHLDLSCCSLKPPPTFGGMCNLKTLKLTKVNISQVDLENVIRICPELEYLTLVGIEGFSRININAPSLKSFAILGPAVEFNLQYKFQLTHLSMLFSTEINRYPPSSNLTTVFGGLPLLKKLFLSRKVLKYFTAGAGVVPVNLPTPLNNLGYLYLSIKFSNKMELSASLCLLRSSPNLQRFEITVRCLIFTLLLGYSIVSSNVSPPLNNYM; encoded by the exons ATGGACGATATTGAAAACATGGTTCAAAACATCAAGGAAAAAATTGGCCAACAGTATTTTCAGGCAGATTTTAAAGGTAACTTCTACTGGTGGAGAATCAGTGCAAAAGCTGACAAAAAGTTCCTCAGACAGATTTTTAAG GCAACCCAAGTAACTCAACCTGAGCTGGATATCATCAGTGTATTACCAGGTCATATAAAAGATGATATACTGTCTTGTCTGCCATTAAGGGATGCGATTAGAACCTCTGTTCTATCCAAAAAATGGAAGAACCAATGGCGCACTATACGAGAGCTTGTTTTTGACACTGATAATGTCTTTTCTGAACTTCCCCAAAACCCTGTAATGGTGGAAATGAAAATTTACAATATTATTTATCACGTTCTTCTAAATCATTCAGGACCCATAGACCTATTTAGTTTTTTAGACTCTACTGGTGATATGAATGTTAGGAGCCATGGAACTGAATTCGACAGCTGGTTACTTTATCTATCTAAAAGAAATGTTCAGTCGCTTGTTCTGGACTTTTCTAAGGAAGAGACTTATTCGATACCATGGTGTTTATTTACTTTTCAACATTTAAGGCATTTAGACTTAAGTTGTTGTAGCCTCAAACCTCCACCAACTTTTGGTGGCATGTGTAATCTGAAAACTCTAAAGTTGACTAAGGTTAACATCTCTCAAGTGGATTTGGAAAATGTAATACGGATCTGCCCTGAACTTGAGTACTTAACATTGGTTGGAATTGAAGGATTCAGTCGAATCAACATCAATGCACCTAGTCTAAAATCGTTTGCCATACTTGGTCCAGCGGTAGAATTTAACCTCCAATATAAGTTTCAATTGACTCATCTGAGTATGTTGTTTTCCACTGAAATAAATCGATATCCACCCTCAAGCAATTTGACTACAGTATTTGGAGGTCTACCTCTCCTGAAGAAACTTTTCCTTAGTAGAAAAGTTTTAAAG TATTTTACTGCAGGGGCAGGTGTTGTGCCTGTAAACCTTCCAACACCCTTAAATAATTTAGGTTACTTATATTTAAGTATCAAATTCAGTAACAAGATGGAGTTATCTGCCTCTCTGTGCCTGCTTCGAAGCTCACCGAATCTTCAAAGATTCGAAATTACTGTGAGATGTCTTATCTTTACTCTTTTATTAGGCTATTCAATTGTGTCTAGCAATGTTTCACCGCCTTTAAACAATTACATGTAG